AGACCACACCTGGGGTtggagcagggaggggagatggTGGAAGCCGGGAGGGCTGGAACGACCAGCAAATACGGAATCTACTGAGGGAGGCGTCACGCCACGCAGGCTATGTTGCAGCGTCAGAGTTCGCCAAGCAGTGTCCTGGCTCCAATCCTcctgaggtcaggggtcaggggccGTCTGGGACAGGAAGCGAAGGCGCCAGCAGAGGACAGAGCAACAGGACAGAGAAACCGGAGGAAGGGAACAAGAAGGAGGATGAGGATAAGGACATCCAGATTGTCAGTGTCACATCATTGGCTCAGAACTCTCAACAGAGAGGTCTTCCACCCGCAGGAGCAGCGGCTGTGACTGTGACAGGCGCCTACATGCGTAAGAGAGCCACGCCCTCGCCAGCTACTAACCCCATACTGGCAGCACGCAAAAGGCTTCTGGATAAGGCTTTGTCTCATAGAGCAAAGGTAGGCACGTCTCATAGTCGTGTGATTCACTAAGACCAAAAAGGGTGCAGAGACATCAAGTTTGagtagatatatacagaaagggttggtaacaggcgaCTGGTGGGCCAAATTGAGGCCGCAAGCAATTGTATTTGGCCTACAGTTTtttatattaaaaaaatataaatttcAGAAAAATATAAGAAAATTTGCTCCCAAATATTCAGACCAATAAATAGAGATGTGATAGTGTCTCAATGTAATGGAGGTATTTCATTCTGATATTGTCAAATACAATATCGGTTTGGGATTACTTCAGGTCattttgcagtgtacaaatggaTATTATTAGGCCTATGTTCCTGTACAGAGTACAGCATATTGAGTTCATCAACGAGCCTCGGCATTTATGCGCTCTGCACAATTAGCCTGGGGATAGCTTCGGAAGCCCTAATACTCCAAAGTgtgatcaatgagttagccagctagctttgATAAACCAGAACTGACATTCTGGTTCATTAAGAAATCTAAAGGTAGATgtttttgtttgtcaattagaccATGCCCATTTCAAGCTTATCTGTCTAAAAAAATACGTTATTTCAAGTTGCTGACTAAGTCATTaatcctgctttgtagtataccgCTCAGGCTTCTCACGCTCTGTTTGAAAGCCTGGGGAAGATCTCATAAGCGAAGACGATAAAGGGCTGTAGTATGGTGGAGTCTACATGCTTGTGTAAATCTTTCAGAACAGTTTCATTTACATAAACATCCAGAACCTGTTTttctaacattccactccttgtacaCTTCTTATTTTGCATGTCAATGATTGGCAAGGAGTAGAGTGtagcagaaacagactggtaaCCAGGCTCTAATTTTATAATCCTTTTCAAATGTTTCAGTAAAAGAAATGGCATTTTTTGTTGTACATGTTCAGgtctggggcggcagcgtagcctagtggttagagtgttggactagtaaccggaaggttgcgagttcaaacccccgagctgacaaggtacaaatctgtcgttctgcaccttaacccactgttcccaggccgtcattgaaaataagaatgtgttcttaactgacttgcctggttaaataaaggtaaaaaaaaaaaaaaaaaaattaaaaaattaaaaggtAGTACCCACACGGTACACTCAGTTTCAAAATGTTTCCACTTTCTGAACAACCCTGGGTTGAAACAAATGATCACATGAGAGGTGTTATTACTGTGGTCATGTAATGTCTAGGCTTTGATTGGATCTTTATTTTTCCCCAGATAAGAGACTCTTCTTATCAGTCCTACCAGCAAGTAGCAGCTCTGCTGAGAAGAGAACAGTCTAATGCTTCTGGTTCTGATGTTCAGAGACCTGTGGCAGCAGATCAACCACAGTCCTATGACCCAGTCACTCAGAGGCTTACTCAAGTGGTGAGTACAAGGCGAAGGAAACTCACCATAATATACACAATTATTATAAATAGTGCCGATTCAATGTCACAAACCGGCTCGAAGTTCCTAACAAAAAGGGAGACAGCGTGGAGATAaggaataacaaaatatatttattaattgaactaaatacaattaacaatggtgtgtgtagtcgGTAGTGTGAGTGGTTGCGTGCATAAATGTGATGAGgtgtgttgaaaggtgccaaagcaaacaaaacCGCCACAACCAAAGTCTAactgtctgcatggagagagtctcaatgaatggggaagaggcgtatttatcccgggacacacctgagcccaggtgtgtcccatttcgcTTAAGACCCTCCCGGGCTCCCACcgacatcctattaaggaaaacaagagcaaagaatttggcagacagagtgggagggtggTCGTcaccccccataaaaccggggaccaacaaggacggttagaatcaggccaactcctagcatCAGCAACACGTTCAAACAATGAAAAGAACTAAGTttccaacaatatcaaatgtgtcCGGGGCACGACCAAAAGAGGAAcaacccctaggtaaatctaggTCAACTTCCCAGAGCAAACTCTctcctgagatctttccttccctaaccaactcaaGCCGCTCTTGTTGCAGCTTTATTTTTGCACGCTCCAAATCCTGTTTAAATTGCAACTCCTTTTCATACTTTAGCTGTAAcagaagcagttctttctgctgttcaaaaagaataCTAGGGCTAACAGATGGTGCCGCCATCGTAATGAAATGGGGAGATGGCGAGTCCTCGGCAGAAGCTGCCccagtggtaacttcaagaataccactccaGAGTGgccttcaatatcaacctaagAATTTGACATTTATCACCAatttcaaccttgtagtgttAAGCAATCTTCAACAGCTGTTCCTTAGGACATAACTCTAACAGTtcctctgatggaaagcgaaTGAACGTGAGATGCCATAGTCACAagtaaatacaaaaaaaataatcTCGCTCTTCCCCTCTGCTGAGAACACCAGACCACAAGAGAAATGAATCACACtgggcaccacagaagagagatgatatatggagcttccccaaaacctacaataactcaaccctagtcttagTGAAACCAGAAACTGAATAGCTGACTATATATAAAACTAAATTTAGTATTAACgttcaaataaaatatatattgttttttcatttttttcaaaGGTTTTATCATAGTTTGTTGCATTGCCAAAGTTGTTGTAAAGAAGTGACATTTGATATAAATATGTTAATGTGTTTAAAAGCTATATAATTTTAGGTAAAGGGGTAAGTTGTAACAATGAGTTACAACAACTAACCCCAGTCATGGGAGCCTTGTGAAAAAACATGATTATTGTCATCAACTATACCAATCAAAAGGCCTGATCTTACTGATAAAATATGTGTCGATACATAGAGAATGTTCCAAAGGTCAATAATGAAAATAGAGGGGcagcaaaaatatattttaaaacatgGCCTCAAAACAAATCTGTCAATGAAACCAAAGATTGATGGATAAATTTGTTTTTAAATTAAACTTCATAGTTATGTAAAGACTAACCAATCATTGGCACATGGAACATCTTTCTAAGTAGGTTTTAATTTTATATATTTAGCCTGTTACAACTGACCCATGTTACAATGGACTTGTACTCTGCAGAGGAATTTGGATGGCCAGCAAGGAGGCAGTGTTCCCAGACAGATGTTCCAGCAGAGAGTCGGTGGCCAAGCTGTCCGCTCCCCACACCCTGCTCCTCCCCGTGTGGGCATCCGGCTCCccaaccccccaccaccacccacctcCCAGGGTAGTAGCCCTGTCATCCGCCTCCAAAGCCCTGGGAGCCAGGGCATGAACCAGGGCCTTCTCAGGAGAGACAGGAACCCCAGCCCTCAGCAGGCAGCTCACCAGGAGGCTGGAGGGAGAAGCgggggagggggtggtggaggtgggggtctCCAGGAGCAGGTCCAGACCCTGGGCTCTGAGATCCACAGCCTGAGCCTGGCGGTGCGCATGCTGGTGGAGCAGCAGTACCGGCTGGAGAGGGAGCAGGTCCAGCAGACCCAGGTCCAGAAGCAGATTCTCAGCACCCTGCAGACCCTAGCCTCCAGACTGGAGGCACCCTGTACCAGCCTTCACCAGCAGCGACAGCATCCCAAAACTCCCCCACCCCCGGTCTTACCTgcctcaggctctgcctcctacTGCCAGGACACATTCCCCTTCAGCCAAGGAGGGTATGCTCAGTGCAGCCAGGCCCAGCCCAGCTACAACGGGATGGACAGCTCCAGTCTGGAGACCATAGAGACCTTCAAACTGTCCAGACAGAGCCCCCATGGCATCAACGGCTTCCAGAcgggcagcagcagtagtaccaCCGATAGCCTCCTgctcacacacacccctacataCACGCTGGCGCACACACAGCCTTACTCGTCAGCCTACACACAGCagccacacactcaaacacacatgccCTCATGCACACAGTCTTACGCCACCACTTACACACAGTCCTATAGAGGAACAGACAGTACAGACGGTCCCAGCACCAGCACAGAGGGAGCTCTCCAGGACTGCATGGTCCCCACCCAGGCCTCTGTTGACCTGGACTCAGACATCACAGTCTCCCCACAAGAAACCCAGCTCAACATCATTAAAGTGGAGGCactctaacatgctgaccagaccgtgcgtgcgccatcgtgggcatgttgattttgtccacccacaccagacgcAATCAGggcacgcaggttgaaatatgaaaacaaactctgaaccaactatattcactatattcagACTTATAGGGACAGTTTTctagacacagattaagcctagtccgaGACTTAAAAGCATGTTCAATGTATAATGGAAATTCTGGAAAAGGTGCTTTAGTCCAGAACTATGCTTAAATTGGTGTCTAGGAAACCAACCCATATAGGGTTCAGTTCCATAGTTTAAATCCAAAGTAGCTTCTGCTCTGTTCACATTTGTACATTTAATTATCCACTACCTCTCCTTTAGCCAAATGTTTCAGTACATGTTATGTCTTGGGTTTTTAAGGGATTTCTTATGTTTTTGAAGTATGTGTCATTATTTTTAGAACCGTGAATATCCCCATAGAAATGAATACCACTTCATT
The sequence above is a segment of the Oncorhynchus gorbuscha isolate QuinsamMale2020 ecotype Even-year linkage group LG16, OgorEven_v1.0, whole genome shotgun sequence genome. Coding sequences within it:
- the LOC124000109 gene encoding uncharacterized protein LOC124000109, translating into MGRLDDAAKRKVVELRQAGLSFRKIKAVLELENIRVSAQAIYLYLKEFQRKKVQRGGESAAATDPQTTPGVGAGRGDGGSREGWNDQQIRNLLREASRHAGYVAASEFAKQCPGSNPPEVRGQGPSGTGSEGASRGQSNRTEKPEEGNKKEDEDKDIQIVSVTSLAQNSQQRGLPPAGAAAVTVTGAYMRKRATPSPATNPILAARKRLLDKALSHRAKIRDSSYQSYQQVAALLRREQSNASGSDVQRPVAADQPQSYDPVTQRLTQVRNLDGQQGGSVPRQMFQQRVGGQAVRSPHPAPPRVGIRLPNPPPPPTSQGSSPVIRLQSPGSQGMNQGLLRRDRNPSPQQAAHQEAGGRSGGGGGGGGGLQEQVQTLGSEIHSLSLAVRMLVEQQYRLEREQVQQTQVQKQILSTLQTLASRLEAPCTSLHQQRQHPKTPPPPVLPASGSASYCQDTFPFSQGGYAQCSQAQPSYNGMDSSSLETIETFKLSRQSPHGINGFQTGSSSSTTDSLLLTHTPTYTLAHTQPYSSAYTQQPHTQTHMPSCTQSYATTYTQSYRGTDSTDGPSTSTEGALQDCMVPTQASVDLDSDITVSPQETQLNIIKVEAL